The genomic window CCAGCGGCAGCTCGTCGAGCAGGGGAATAAGGGACTCGCGCAGCGTCTGCCCGCGCATCATCCACTGAAAATAACTGCGCCCGCCGTGGGTGTAGGGGCCGTAGAGCTTGGACTCGGGGAACATTCCCAGCAGGGTTTCAAACAGCCGCTGGTGCCGGGTGTGCATCCGCAGCGTGACGTGCGGCTGCTTGCCGTCGCCGCCGAAGTGCCCCTCGCCAATCAGGATGCCGAGCAGCAGCCCGCGCTGAAAGTCGTTCAGTTCGGTCATGTGGGCTCCCCTGCGGGCCCGGCCCACTCACGTCTTTTCGTCACTCTGCCTGTCCGCCAGTCCACCGCCGGACTGTATCAGGCCGCCTCTTGCCCAGGTTCCTTTGACTCAGGCTGACTCAGTCGTCTTCCAGCAGCAGCTCCAGCCCCCGGCTCGCCGATTCGCGCAGGCTGAAGGTGGCGTCCGGCGTCAGGTCGGTGGCCTCGGGGTTGATTTCGATGACGGCGCCGCCACGCCGCAGCGTCTCCGCTGCCAGCCCCGCAGCCGGGTAGACCACGCTGCTCGTGCCGATGACCAGGGCGACTTCGGCCCCGGCAAAGGCCCGCTGCGCCGCGTCCAGCGCGTCTACCGGCAAGTATTCCCCGAACCAGACGATGTGGGGGCGCATCCGCTGGCCATTGGGAGAAAGCGGCGGCAGCGTCAGCTCGTCCGGCGCGGCCAGGGGAAAGACCTCGCCGGTCAGTTCGTCGCGGGCCTGCAAGAGGTTGCCGTGCAGTTCGACCAGTTCGCCTCCTGCGCTCCCGCTGCCGGCGCGGGCGTGCAGGCCGTCCACGTTCTGGGTCGCCAGGAAAAAGCCCGGGCCCTTGCGCCGTTCGAGTTCGGCCAGCAGCTCGTGGCCCCGGTTGGGCTGCGCGGCCAGCACGTCGCGGTAGCGCCCGGCGTACCACTCCCACACGAGGTCGGGGTCGCGGCGGTAGGCGTCCGGGCTGGCGAGGTCCTCGGGCCGGAAGCGCGCCCAGTGGCCGGTCTGCGCGTCACGGAAAGTCGGAATGCCGCTCTCGGCGCTGATGCCCGCGCCCGTCAGCACGGCGACGCGGCGGGCAGCCTTCAGGGCGGCGCGGGCTTGGGAAAGGTCCATGCCGTGAGGATAAAGGGCCCTGAAGCTAGATGGCCCTGTAGAGAAAGGGACGAGGCCGGGAGCGGACGTGAACTCCGCTTACTGGCCCCCTCCCCGCCATCACCGCCGCAGCTTGCGGGCGGCTTCCTCCGGCGTCAGCTCGCCGCGTTCGAGCTGGCTGAGCACCTCGTCCTGCGGGTCGGGCGCTTCGGGTTCGTAGCCCATCGCTCGCAGCAGGGCATCGAAACGCGAACGCACCGTGGGGTACGAGAGGCCCAGAACCCGCTCCACTTCCTTGAGGTTGCCGCGCACCCGGATGTAGAGGCGCAGAAATTCGAGGTTCTCGGGTGTCAGGGTGGCGAATTCGTTGAGTTCGAACACCCCGCGCACGGTGGTGCCGCTGGTCGGAAACCGCAGTTCCGTGACCAGCGGCGCTTCGGTTTCGTCGGGAAAAGGCAGAGGCAGCGGGCGCATGGGGGGATGGTAGAGGGTCGGGAGCTTTTGCAGCGCGAACCGCCCCGGCCCTGTCACCGGAGGACGGTCACCGAATGCTGATCTGAATCTCGTTCCCCGCGCTGTCCTCCGCCGTCACGAGGTCGCCGGGCGGCGGGTCAGCCTCGATCAGCAGTTGCAGCGCCTCCAGGCTGAAACCTGCCGCTTCCAGTGCGCGTACTCCGTGTGGCGGAATCAGCTTGTGCAGATGCGGCGCGAGGCTCAGCGGAAAGTGGGCGTGGTACTCGCTGCCGTCACTCGACTCGGTGTGAACGCTCAGGACACGTGCCGAGGGCCCCGGCTGCGGGCTTCCCCAGTTCAGGTGCTGCTGGGGTGAGTCGGCGGCGCTGTCCAGGGTGCGGCCCACGAGTTCGGCTGTGCGGTCAGTCATGGCTTCTCTTCCTCCAGGGCGGCCTCGTCCCGGCTGGGGCGTCCGCGGCGACGGGTCACGCAGCCCGCGCAGCAGCAGCAGGTGCTCGGCAAGTTGTTCGGCGCTCAGGTTCTCGCGGGCCAGCAGCGAGGCGAGCAGTTCACGGTCACTGCCTTCCAGCGCCAGTTTCGGACTCAGCGCGGCCAGCAGCGGCGCGGCGTCGTCCAGCGTCAGGCGGCCCGCCTGCACCAGCCCGAGCAGGCGCACCACCTTTTCCCTCATGCGGTCTTCTCTCACGCTGTCCCCAGCCGAATCTGGCCGCCCGCCACCTGACAGGACAGCAGCGCGGCTCCGTCCCCGAGCTGCCCCTGGTACCTCGCGCTGCCGAACTCCCCACTTTTGCGGGTGGCGAAGTCGGCGGCGAACAGGCCCCCGGTAACCCGGGCGTCCACCCGCAGCGAACTGTCCGGACGGAGGGCTAGCCGGGCATTGCCCCCATGCAGTTTCAACTGGTGCTCGCCCGACGCGAGTTCCCCGTTCCAGTTCAGGTTGCCGCCGTGAATGCGGGCACTCAGAGCCGTGCTCCCCGCCACGCTTACGTTGCCGCCGTGCACCGTGAGGTCCGTGCCGCCCATCACTGCGCCCACGCTGAGATTGCCGCCCTGGATGCGAGCACTCAGGGACGCCATAGCCGCTGTCCTCACATTGCCGCCGTGCAGCGTGATCTGCAACTCGCCGCCGAGGCCCGGCAGGGCCACCTGACCGCCGTGTACCTCGGCCTGCACATCGCGCGGCGCGAACGGCAGGGTCAGCACCGCTCGCACGTTGCGCCAGTCTCCGCCCAGCCAGCCCCGGCGAGCCGTGTCCTTCACCTCACGCACCTGCCAGCCCTGCGGCGTGGCGGTCAGTTCCACCCGCCCCGGCTCGCTCACATGCAGTTGCGGGTGCGGCGCGGCGCTGTCCTGAACGACATGCAGCGCGTAGCCGGTCACGTCCAGATGCAGGTTCGGGGGGGTGTCGGTCGCCGCCGTCAACGGGGCGAGGTTGAGGGGTTCGCCGGGCTCATCGCCGGCCAGACCGTCCAGCAACTCGGCGGCTTCCTCAGCGGTGAGTTTGCCTGTGGCGACCAGATGTTCGACCTGGGAACGGAACTGCTCGTGCTGCTCTTCGTTCATGGTGCCTCCTTAAGAGAATAGAAACATGGAATTACCAAAATGTCAAACCCAGGCTTTCATGTTTATGCCGAGTTCAGAGGGATTTTACCCATAAAAACGATAATTCCCAGACCGACCTAGAAAACCGGAGTTTATAGAATGGTAAATCACCCCTTCACCCCTCCCCTTTCAGCCTCCGGGCTATCCTGCTCGGCATGACCCAGCCCGAACTCACCCCCGCCCAGCGCACCGAGGTGGAACTCCTCGCCCGGGGCCGCGCCGACAAGAGCCGCGTCCTGCGCGACCTGAAGCTGCCCGAAACGCCCGAGGCCGCCCACGCGCTGCTGCTGCGCCTCGGCGTCTGGGACGAGGCCCGCACCCCCTACGCCGACCGCCTGCGCGCCGCTTTGAACGCAGTGGAGTTGCCGGTGCCCGACTTCGACCCCGCCGAGGAGCGGCTCGACCTGACCCATCTGCCCACCTTCGCCATCGACGACGAGGGGAACCAGGACCCCGACGACGCGGTGGGCGTGGAAGACCTCGGTGGCGGCCTGACCCGGCTGTGGGTGCACGTGGCCGACGTGGCGGCTCTGGTGGCCCCCGACAGCCCGCTTGACCTCGAAGCGCGGGCACGCGGCGCCACCCTCTACCTGCCCGACCGCACCATCGGGATGCTGCCCGACGAACTGGTGGCGAAGGCGGGGCTGGGCCTGCACGAGGTGTCTCCGGCGCTCTCCATCTGTCTCGACCTCGACCCGGACGGCAACGCCGAGGCGGTGGACGTGCTGCTGACGCGCGTGAAGGTGCAGCGCCTCGCCTATCAGGAGGCGCAGGCCCGGCTGGAGGCGGGCGAGGAACCCTTCGTCACGCTCGCCCGCCTCGCCCGCGCCAGCCGCCGCCTGCGCGAGGGCGAAGGCGCGCTGTCCATCGACCTGCCCGAAGTGCGCGTGAAGGCCGACGAGACGGGCGCCTCCGTCTTTCCGCTGCCCAAGCCCGAGATGCGGACGGTGGTGCAGGAGTGCATGACGCTGGCTGGCTGGGGGACCGCCATCTTTGCCGACGACAACGAGATTCCCCTGCCCTTCGCCACCCAGGACTACCCCACCCGTGAGGTGGCGGGCGATACCCTGCCCGCGATGTGGGCGCGGCGTAAGACGCTGGCCCGCACCCGCTTTCAGCCCTCGCCAGGGCCGCACCACGGGATGGGCCTCGACCTCTACGCCCAGGCGACGAGCCCCATGCGCCGCTACCTCGACCTGGTGGTGCACCAGCAGTTGCGGGCCTTCCTGGCGGGCCGCGACCCGCTGAGCAGCAAGGTTATGGCCGCGCACATCGCCGAGTCGCAGATGAACGCCGACGCCACCCGGCAGGCCGAGCGCCTCAGCCGCCGTCACCACACCCTGCGCTTCATCGCCGCGCAGCCGGAGCGCGTGTGGGACGCGGTGGTGGTGGACCGCCGGGGGGCACAGGCCACGCTGCTGATTCCCGACCTCGCCTTCGACGTGCAGGTAAACACGCCCGCCGCTCCCGGCACCGCGCTGCAGGTGCAATTTGCCGATATCGACCTGCCGCAAATGCGGGTGCGGGCGCGCAGCGTCTGACGCTGTCAGCAAGCGAATCCGCAGCGGGACATTTCGCCCTGAACGAAAAAAAATGACGTTCTAGACGCGGGAAAGTTGCCTCATCTTGCATTTGGAAAGCGCCAGAGCTGTCTAAACTGCGGGTATGACTGCCGCGAGCCTTCCCTGCGACATCGTGTCCCTCCGCATGGCCCACTGCCGTGCCGAGCACGCCGCCGGAAGTCGGCAGTATCACCTCGCGGTGCTGCATTACCGCACCTGCCTCGAAGTCGCCGAGCGCCGCGAAGACTGCCGCGCCATGCAGTTTTTCGCGCTGCGCCTCGCCGAGTGCTATGACGAAATGGGCCTGAGAACCAAGGCGCACTCTTTCCGTCATCTCGCCGACGCCGATGACACCGCTCTGCTGGGCTAAAAATTCTTTTGCTCTAAAGCATTTGACAGAATGATCTGGTCTGTCTTTGACCCTCTACCTTGATGGGAGAGGGCCTTGCGAAGCAAGGGGTGAGGGTGTCTTTTTCTGTCAAATGCCCTAGTAAACGTCAGGAAGACCAACTGGGCCGGAATGGACTCTGCCGATACTCACTGATTTGCTGTGCGAGGCGCAGAGTCATCAGAAGATGTTCGTACCGTTCGGGATGACCATTGAGAGCCTGTCCGCTGGGATGCCAACTGTTGAGGGTCACAGTCCTGCTGACGGCTCTGCCCTTGACCCGCGCCCACCCGCTGGCGGCGGCTCGTCCCAGCGTGACGACGACAGCCAGCTCTGGCAAAAGCTCGATGAGCTCGGCGAGAAGGTCGGCGCCTTCCTGAATCTCGCCTTGCTTGACGCCGCGAATTCGGTGGTCATCACCTACGTACCACGGCACGATATTCCACAACAAAAGCTGTTCACGACGCACGCCGCTGTCTGCAATGAGCTGAAACATGGTGTGGGCCGTGTGGTCGTCATTGTCCATGCTGATAAATCCACTGCCACCGCGGGACTGCGCGGCTTGTGGCCCCGGCGCTTCCAGCAGGCAGAGAATGCGGCTGTTGACGCCTCCACCTGCCGGGTCAAGCTCTGGAATGTCCAGGCCGCGTGGCGCCACCCTTGCCCGTAAGTCCTGAAGGTGAGCTTGCAGCGGGACGTGGTGCGGCAAAGTGAGCTAGGAGCGGCGCTGCTCTACTTGGGTAGGGTCGGCAAGCTGTCTGGATGAAGTTGGAAATTCTGGGAGAGCGCTGTCCATGTCCCCAACTCTACGGGGGCCTCTGAAAAGCTGACATACATGGGGAAAACAAAAAATCCCCTGCCAGGGACAGAGGAGTTCTCGTTTGGTGGCCAGGGCCGGACTTGAACCGGCGACCCAACGATTTTCAGTCGTTTGCTCTACCAGCTGAGCTACCTAGCCGTGCTCCCCAGGGGGAGACTTTGGCGGTCCGGACGGGATTTGAACCCGCGACCTTCTGCGTGACAGGCAGATATGCTAACCGCTACACTACCGGACCAACTGGTAAATATGAGGCTGCCAAAAGCAGCGCGATTAAAGATAGCGGGCGATTCTCAGGGTGTCAACCATGTCACGGTGTGCGGGCGAGAGCAGGGTGACTGGCCCGCTAGACTGCGGGGCGTGATGAGTGATCTTTCTGCTGACTCGGCGTCCCCCCGCGTCGGCGTGGTGATGGGCAGCCGCAGCGACTCCGAGACGATGCAGGGCGCCTTGGACCTCCTGTCGCAGCTTGAGATTCCCTACGAGGTGCGCGTGCTCTCGGCCCACCGTACGCCGGGGCTACTGTCGACCTACGCGGCCCGCGCCGAGCGGCTGGGACTCGCCTGCATCATTGCCGGGGCGGGGGGGGCCGCGCACCTGCCAGGGATGCTGGCGGCCTTTACGCGGGTGCCGGTGCTCGGCGTGCCGGTGCAGTCGCGGGCCCTCAGCGGTCAGGACAGCTTGCTGAGCATCGTGCAGATGCCTGCCGGTGTCCCCGTCGCCACCTTCGCCATCGGACAGGCGGGGGCCAAAAACGCTGCGCTCTTTGCCGCCGCCCTGCTCGCCACCACTGATGCGGGGGTGCGGACCCGGCTGGAGGCCTTCCGCGCTGCTCAAACTCAAGCCGTGCTGGATGACCCCTATTTCGACGGTCATCCCCAGGCGGGCACCGAATGAGCGACCAACCTGCGGCCACCCTCGGCATTCTGGGCGGCGGACAACTCGCTCAGATGCTGGCCCTCGCTGCGCTGCCGCTGGGGGTGCAGGTGCGGGTGCTTGAACCTGATGCGGAAGCCCCAGCCCGGCTGTGTGCCGAGCATGTGCACGCGCCCTACACCGACCCGGCGGGGCTGGACGCGCTTGCGGCGTGCGACGCGGTCACGCTGGAATTCGAAAATGTCCCGGTGGAGTCGCTGGACGCTCTGCGGGGCCGGGTGCCGGTGCGTCCCGGAGCCGGGCTGCTCGCCCGCTCCAAGCACCGCGCCCGCGAGAAGGCGGCGCTGCAAGAGGCGGGGGCGCGCACGGCGCCCTTCGTGGTCATCCAGCGGGAAGCGGACCTGGACGGCGCTCTGGACCGGGTCGGGGGCCAGGGCATCCTCAAAACCTCCGAACTCGGGTACGACGGAAAAGGGCAGGTGCGGGTGGCCTCCGACACCGACCTGCGCCAGGGCTGGGCCGAGCTGGGGCAAGTCGCCTGCATATTGGAAGGCTTCGTCACCTTTGAGCGCGAAGTCAGCCTCGCTGTGGCGCGCACGGCGGACGGGCGCCTGGCCTTTGGGCCGCTGGTGGAGAACGTCCACCGTGACGGGATTTTGCGGACGTCCGTTTACCCCGCTGCCGTGCCGGACGGCACCGAAGCCCGCGCCCGCGAGATGGCCCGCGCCGTGGCCGAGGGCTGGGGCCTGGAAGGGCTGCTCACGCTGGAATTCTTTCAGGTGCCGGACGGCGACCTGCTGGTGAATGAGGTCGCGCCCCGTGTCCACAACTCCGGCCACCTGACCCAGGACGGCGGCGGTGCCAGCCAGTTCGAGGCACAGGTGCGCGCGGTGCTGGGCCTGCCGCTGTCCGACTGGTCTCCCCTGCTGCCCTGCGCGATGGTCAACTATGTCGGTGTGGAGGGGGCCGCGCCCGACTGGGCCGCCATTGACGCCCTTCCCGGCACCCGCGTCCACCTCTATCACAAGGCGCACCGCACCGGGCGCAAGCTGGGACACGTCAATCTGGCAGCGCCCGACCTGCCCACCTTGCATCAGCGGCTGGCACAGCTCGAACAGCTCATCCCCTGACTTTTCGTCTGCTTCCCGCACCCCCCGTGACCCGTTCCTGATCGAGTGTCGGGGCAAAGGTAAGCTCTGCTCATTGCCCGTCAGCCAGGGGCGTCTAGGGTAGATGGATGAAGCGTTTTCTTCTTCCCCTGCTGCTGACCTGGCCTGGCGCGGCGCTGGCAGCCCAGCCTGCTCCTCAGCTGGCACTGGCACAGGATCTGCAACTCACTTTCAAGGGCGAACTCAAAAAGATCGACGACGGTCAGCTCGTCACGGCGCCTGTGACCAAGAGCTGGACCCTGCCCGCCAAGTGGGTTGCCCGCAGCCGTGAGTACAACAAGCTCAGCTCGTACCTGACCCCCTACCTCGACCGGGTGGAAAAGGAAACCTTCGTGCGTGGGCGCCCCGCCAAGTTCGAGCAGGTGGGCAACAAGTGGGTGGCGACCGACCAGCCCGAGTGGAAGCTCGACCGTCCGGCGACGGAGGCCAAGCTGCTCGAAGCGATTCGCACTGGGGCAACGACCCTGCCGGTCGTCTTCAGCGAAAAGGTGCCCCAGCGCAGCGTGGCCCTGCTTGCCGAGCGCGGCGTCATGCGCAACCTGGCGAGCGCCCGCAGCTCATTTACTGGCAGCCCGGATTTCCGCGTCAAGAACATCGTGGTCGGGTCTTCTAAGCTTGACTACCAGTGGGTGGCGCCCGGCGAGGACTTCGATTTCAACAAGTCAATGGGGGACATCAACGCGGCCAACGGCTTCGTGCCCGGTTACATCATTTCCGGCGGCACGCTGGCGCTGGAAGACGGCGGCGGCATCTGCCAGGTCAGCACCACCATTTTCCGCGCCCTTTGGGAAGCGGGCCTGCCCATCGTAGAGCGCAACCAGCACTCCTACCGCGTCCACTACTACGACCCGGTGGGCTACGAGGCGACGGTGTACGCCCCCAGCAAGAACCTGCGGATGAAGAACGACACCGATGCCTACATCTTCATTCAGGCGAGCTGGAACACGGCGACCCAGAAACTACGCTTCGACGTGTTTGGCCCTGACACGGGCCGCAAAACCCAGATCAGTGCCCCAGTGGTCACGGATGTGAAACCCGCCGCCTCTCCCACCTTCACCCCTGATAAGCGCGTGGTGCTGGGGCAACAGCGCCTGCTCGACCAGCCGATGGAGGGGATGACGAGCGTGATTACCCGCACCGTCACCTTCCGCGACGGCACCAGCCAGCAGGACAGCATTAAGAGCGTCTACAAGCCCTGGGGCGCGGTGTACGGCGTGCATCCCAGCGACCCGCGCCTGAAGCAGACGGAAGCGCAGGCGAAGAAGTAAACCGAACTGCAACCCCGGCGGCTCCCTAGACGGGGCACTGCCGGGGTTGTGTAATCTCTCGGCAGGGCGGAATGTTTTAATGCCCTCACCATGACCACCGACCAGCAGCGCCGCGCCGCCAACGCTCGGCAATTTGACCGTATTGCCGCCGACTATGACGCGCTGGGTTTTTTGACTCAGGCTGCGTTGGCCCTGGCCGCCGCGCTAGATGTTCCGCCCACTGGCCGGGTACTTGATGTGGCGACAGGTACCGGCACTGTGGCCTTGACGCTCGCTCCAAAGGTTGCTGAGGTGATGGGCACTGACATTGCCCCAGCCATGATTGAACAGGCGCGGCAGCGGGCGGCTGGACGCTCCAACGTGCAGTTCGTGCTTGCTGAGGCAACAGCCCTGACCTTTGCCGATCAAAGTTTCGACGTGGTGGTTTGTGGCGCAGGGCTTTTTTTCGTGCCCGATATGGTCGCAGCTTTAAGAGAGTGGCGGCGGGTGCTGCGGCCCGGTGGCGAAGTCGTGTTTAGCGCGTTTGGGCGTGGCCTGCTCGGCCCGTTGCCGGGACTGTGGCGCGAACGGCTCGCCGGAGAAGGCGTCAAACCTGGAGCGCCGCCGCTGGGGCGTATCGGTACGGTAGAGGCCGCAAAGGACTTGCTCATTCAGGCAGGGTTTGCTGAGGTGACTGCCGAATTGACGCCGTTGCCCTACACCCTCGCTACGCCTGCTGACCGCTGGGCCGACATCCGGGCAGGACTGGAAGGATTGCCCCTTGCCCAATTCACGCCAGAAGTGCAAGCCCGTCTAGAAGACGAGCATCTTGCCGAATTACAACCGCTGTTCGCCGCTGGGCCGCTGACGGTGCCGATTCTCTTGATCGTGGCGCGAGGGCGCAAAGCGGTTTCAGATTGAGCCTGACTCCTTGGAGGGGACTCACTCTTAAGCTCAGTGAGCCTCCTTCCCCATTTGTTTCACCGTCAAGTTTCGCGTGAAACCTAACTTCCCACTCGCTGGCCTTTCAGATGCACCAGCAGGGCACTGATATCGGCGTGGCGGACACCGGAAATGCGGCTGGCCTGCTCCACTGTCTGCGGTTGCAGGCGCGTTAATTTTTCGCGCGCTTCGTTGGACAGGGCCGTAATACCGGCGAAATTCACGCCGCTGAGGCTGAGTTCACGGGCTTTGGCTTCTGAGCGCAGTTGCGATTCGGCGCGGGCGATGTAGCCGGCGTACTTGACGCGGATTTCCACCGCTTCGCGCTCGCTGGCACCCAGTTCGGCGGGCAGTGTGGCGCCCAGAGTTTCTACGTCGGCCAGCGACAGCTCGGGGCGGCGCAGCCAGGCATCGGCGGTTTGCCCTTGCATGCGCTGCTTGCTGAGGCTTTTGATGCCGCTCTGCACCCGAGCGTACTTCTCCTGCACCCTTATCAACTCGGCGTCATCAACCAGCCCCAGCGCATGGCCGATAGGCGTCATGCGCTCGTCGGCGTTGTCCTGGCGGACCAATAGGCGGTGTTCCACCCGGCTGGTCATCATGCGGTAGGGTTCGTCGCTGCCCTTGAAGACGAGGTCGTCGAGCAACACACCCAGATAACTGGTTTCCCGCCCGATGACCTGTTCGTCCAGGCCAAGGGAGCGCCGCGCTGCCGCCGTCCCTGCGACCAAGCCCTGCGCCGCCGCTTCCTCGTAGCCGCTGGTGCCGTTGAGCTGCCCGGCGGTGAAGAGGCCCGGCAGCTTTTTGGATTCGAGGTTGAGGGTGAGTTCAGTGGAGTCCACCACGTCGTATTCCACCGCGTAGGCGTAGCGCTGAATGACGGCCTGCTCGAAGCCTGGGAGCGTCCGCACCAGTTCGTCTTGCAGGCGCGGCGGCAGTGAGGAGGAAAAGCCCTGGAGGTAGACCTCGCTCGTCTGCACGCCGTCGGGTTCCACGAACAGCAGGTGGCGGTCGTGGTGGGCGAACTTGACCACTTTGTCCTCGATGCTCGGACAGTAGCGTGGCCCCAGGCCCTCGATGTCGCCGGCATACATGGGCGACTCGTGCAGGTTTTCCTGAATCAGCGCGTGCGTCTGCGGTGTGGTGTGGGTCTGCCAGGTCGGAGACTCGGCGGCGCGGGGACCGGGCGTGCCGGTAAAGCCGCGCGGCTGCGGGTCGGCGGGAATTTCCAGCAGGTCGGCAAAGCGCACCGAGTCGGCCCGGACGCGCGGAGGGGTGCCGGTCTTGTAGCGCTTGAGCACGTGCCCGCCGCGTTCCAGTGGAGCTGAAAGAAAGCGCGAGGGCGGCTCGCCCTGTCGTCCCTCGGGGCGCGATTGGCGGCCATACCAGGTCACACCGCGCATGAAGGTACCGGCGGCAAGGACCACACTGCGGGCGTGCAGGCGGCGGCCATCGCTGGTCACGACCACCCAGCCGCCCTGCCCATCCTGTTCCAAGTCGGCGGCTTCACCGCGCACAATCTCAATTTCGGAGTGCCCGAAAATCACGTCCTGGGCGCGTTCGGCGTAGGCGTCGCGTTCGTTCTGCACGCGCAGCGACTGCACGGCGGGGCCCTTGCTCGCGTTGAGCATCCGGGTGTGAATGGCGGTGTCGTCGGCGAGGCGACCCATCAGTCCGCCGAGCGCCTGCACTTCAAAGACGAGCTGGCTTTTGCCCGGCCCGCCCACCGCCGGGTTGCAGGGCATGCGGCCCACCGTCGCCGGGTTGCCGACGAGCAGCGCGACCCGCGAGAATTTGGCGGCGGCCCAGGCAGCTTCCAGCCCCGCGTGGCCTCCGCCGATGACGATGACATTCCAGCCCTTCATAAGGGGTCAGTGTAGCGGCCTGAGCGCCTAATAAACGTGCTGTGCGTAGGAGCGCCAGCCCCTCCTGAATTGTGGACCTGGCCACTCTTAGGGCTCACAATAGCGGCATGGACTTCGCCAGCTTAAGGGCCGACCTCATCGGGTCGGAGGCCGTCATCCGCACCCCGTTCGGCGAGCGGCGGGTCACTTACGCCGACTACGTGGCCTCGGGCCGGGCGCTGCGCAGCGTAGAAGACCAGGTGCGCCGGCTCGCGCTGCCGCTCTACGCCAACACCCACACCGAGGACAGCGCGACCGGCGCGCACTCCACCCACCTGACCCACGAGGCGCACGAGTACGTCAAGGCGCAACTCGGCGCGGACGCGAGCTGCAAACTGGTGTTCTGCGGTTCGGGCAGCACGGCGGCGGTGCGGAGAATGCAAGACATTCTAGGCCTCAGCGTGGGCTGCGCTCACCGGCTGACGGTGCTGGACGCTCTGCCCGAGCACGAGCGCCCGGTGGTCTTCGTCGGCCCCTACGAGCACCACTCCAACGAGGTGAGCTGGCGCGAGACGCTGGCGGAAGTGGTGGAGATTCCGCTGTGTGCGCGCGGCAATCTGGATTTAGATGCCCTGATTACGGCGCTCAAAGACCCCCGCTACGCCCGCCGTCCCAAAATCGGCTCGTTCAGCGCGGCGAGCAACGTCACTGGCCTGCTCACCGACACCCGCACCGTCGCGCGGATTTTGCACCGGCACGGGGCCTACGCTTTCTTCGACTTCGCGGCGAGCGCGCCTTACGTCGCCATCGACATGAAGCCGGGACAGCCCGACGGCTACGACGCGGTGTTTCTCAGTCCGCACAAGTTTGTCGGCGGCCCCGGAACGCCCGGCCTGCTGTGCTTCCGCG from Deinococcus radiodurans R1 = ATCC 13939 = DSM 20539 includes these protein-coding regions:
- the mnmG gene encoding tRNA uridine-5-carboxymethylaminomethyl(34) synthesis enzyme MnmG, yielding MKGWNVIVIGGGHAGLEAAWAAAKFSRVALLVGNPATVGRMPCNPAVGGPGKSQLVFEVQALGGLMGRLADDTAIHTRMLNASKGPAVQSLRVQNERDAYAERAQDVIFGHSEIEIVRGEAADLEQDGQGGWVVVTSDGRRLHARSVVLAAGTFMRGVTWYGRQSRPEGRQGEPPSRFLSAPLERGGHVLKRYKTGTPPRVRADSVRFADLLEIPADPQPRGFTGTPGPRAAESPTWQTHTTPQTHALIQENLHESPMYAGDIEGLGPRYCPSIEDKVVKFAHHDRHLLFVEPDGVQTSEVYLQGFSSSLPPRLQDELVRTLPGFEQAVIQRYAYAVEYDVVDSTELTLNLESKKLPGLFTAGQLNGTSGYEEAAAQGLVAGTAAARRSLGLDEQVIGRETSYLGVLLDDLVFKGSDEPYRMMTSRVEHRLLVRQDNADERMTPIGHALGLVDDAELIRVQEKYARVQSGIKSLSKQRMQGQTADAWLRRPELSLADVETLGATLPAELGASEREAVEIRVKYAGYIARAESQLRSEAKARELSLSGVNFAGITALSNEAREKLTRLQPQTVEQASRISGVRHADISALLVHLKGQRVGS